From the genome of Spodoptera frugiperda isolate SF20-4 chromosome 23, AGI-APGP_CSIRO_Sfru_2.0, whole genome shotgun sequence, one region includes:
- the LOC126912157 gene encoding uncharacterized protein LOC126912157 translates to MESKSKSKMAPTRFANFPPWVSFSWFLGSLIANMESKSKSKMAPTRFANFPSWVSFSWFLGSLIANMESKSKSKMAPTRFANFPTWVSFSWFLGSLIANMESKSKSKMAPTRFANFPTWVSFSWFLGSLIANMESKSKSKMAPTRFANFPSWVSFSWFLGSLIANMESKSKSKMAPTRFANFPSWVSFSWFLGSLIANMESKSKSKMAPTRFANFPSWVSFSWFLGSLIANMESKSKSKMAPTRFANFPSWVSFSWFLGSLIANMESKSKSKMAPTRFANFPSWVSFSWFLGSLITNIK, encoded by the exons atggagtcaaaatcaaaatccaagatggcgccgacaagatttgccaactttccaccatgggtgtcattttcatggtttttggggtcgcttatagcgaatatggagtcaaaatcaaaatccaagatggcgccgacaagatttgccaactttccatcatgggtgtcattttcgtggtttttggggtcgcttatagcgaatatggagtcaaaatcaaaatccaagatggcgccgacaagatttgccaactttccaacatgg gtgtcattttcatggtttttggggtcgcttatagcgaatatggagtcaaaatcaaaatccaagatggcgccgacaagatttgccaactttccaacatgggtgtcattttcatggtttttggggtcgcttatagcgaatatggagtcaaaatcaaaatccaagatggcgccgactagatttgccaactttccatcatgggtgtcattttcgtggtttttggggtcgcttatagcgaatatggagtcaaaatcaaaatccaagatggcgccgacaagatttgccaactttccatcatgggtgtcattttcatggtttttggggtcgcttatagcgaatatggagtcaaaatcaaaatccaagatggcgccgactagatttgccaactttccatcatgggtgtcattttcgtggtttttggggtcgcttatagcgaatatggagtcaaaatcaaaatccaagatggcgccgacaagatttgccaactttccatcatgggtgtcattttcatggtttttggggtcgcttatagcgaatatggagtcaaaatcaaaatccaagatggcgccgactagatttgccaactttccatcatgggtgtcattttcatggtttttggggtcgcttataacgaatataaagtga